Proteins encoded by one window of Mycolicibacterium cosmeticum:
- a CDS encoding ABC transporter substrate-binding protein produces the protein MFSRLFHIVVVAVLTVSAVACSKADAPSGGFTLRIGATSVTGTPAGSLGWGDRQGILSDKLKAAGVDKIEYSFFQSGSDVVSALFAGAVDVAAVGDNPALRARSRDPKVVLLSLDSVNGDAWLVGAKGGPTDIRGLVDKSVTAPQGTIRDRAARQLIDAAGLTGKIQVRDVPTPESIAGLSSGQIDATILTGASAIELQEKGFPIIDSLSRHGFGSTGTNIALSSFTDAHPGFREAWQQAVTAVNGDINAHFDDYLAWVAKTDDTDLNYVKKSTSADEFNTEPFPQVGIDQLAAAYTFLNADGSFDHDYSVREWAGAKS, from the coding sequence ATGTTCAGCCGGTTGTTTCACATCGTCGTTGTCGCGGTGCTGACGGTCTCGGCCGTCGCGTGCAGCAAGGCCGATGCCCCGTCCGGCGGATTCACGTTGCGCATCGGCGCGACATCGGTGACCGGCACCCCGGCCGGCTCGCTGGGCTGGGGGGACCGCCAAGGCATCCTGTCCGACAAGCTCAAGGCCGCCGGCGTCGACAAGATCGAATACTCGTTCTTCCAGTCGGGCAGCGATGTGGTCTCGGCGTTGTTCGCCGGTGCCGTCGACGTCGCCGCGGTCGGCGACAATCCCGCCCTGCGGGCCCGCAGTCGCGACCCGAAAGTCGTCCTGCTGTCCCTTGATTCGGTGAACGGCGACGCGTGGCTGGTCGGCGCCAAGGGCGGCCCCACCGATATCCGTGGGCTGGTCGACAAGTCCGTCACCGCGCCGCAGGGCACCATCCGGGACCGGGCCGCCCGCCAGCTGATCGACGCGGCCGGCCTGACCGGCAAGATCCAGGTGCGCGACGTCCCGACCCCCGAATCGATCGCCGGGCTGAGCTCCGGCCAGATCGACGCCACCATCCTCACCGGCGCCAGCGCGATCGAGTTGCAGGAGAAGGGCTTCCCGATCATCGACAGCCTGTCCAGGCACGGTTTCGGCAGCACCGGCACCAATATCGCGCTGTCGTCGTTCACCGACGCGCACCCCGGTTTCCGTGAGGCATGGCAGCAGGCCGTCACCGCGGTCAACGGCGATATCAACGCGCACTTCGACGACTACCTGGCCTGGGTCGCCAAGACCGACGACACCGACCTGAACTACGTCAAGAAGTCCACCAGCGCAGACGAATTCAACACCGAGCCGTTCCCGCAGGTCGGCATCGACCAATTGGCCGCGGCCTACACGTTCCTCAACGCCGACGGTTCGTTCGACCACGACTACTCCGTCCGGGAATGGGCTGGGGCGAAGTCATGA
- a CDS encoding ABC transporter permease — protein MTVAATTARATGPDLVDVVAGRGGRKGVWGRLPRPLRRLIGPLAILTVWAVGSATELLDRNLFPPPTEVAATAWRLLGDGQLALHVGTSATRVVTGTVLGILIGVVLAVAAGLTRTGEDLLDWTMQILKAVPNFALTPLLIIWMGIGEGPKIVLITTGVAIAIYINTYSGIRGVDRQLVEMAHTLEASRRALVTQVILPGAMPNFLVGLRLGLSSAWLSLIFAEMINTTEGIGFLMSRAQTNLQFDVSLLVIVIYAVAGLLSYALVRLLERLLLSWRNGFDGVS, from the coding sequence ATGACGGTTGCCGCCACCACCGCCAGGGCGACCGGACCGGATCTGGTCGACGTCGTCGCCGGGCGCGGTGGTCGAAAAGGTGTGTGGGGGCGCCTGCCTCGGCCGCTGCGCCGGTTGATCGGACCGCTGGCGATCCTGACGGTGTGGGCCGTCGGCTCGGCCACCGAACTGCTCGACCGCAACCTGTTCCCGCCACCCACCGAGGTGGCGGCCACCGCGTGGCGGCTGCTCGGCGACGGGCAACTGGCGCTGCACGTCGGCACCTCCGCCACCCGGGTGGTCACCGGCACGGTACTGGGCATCCTGATCGGCGTGGTGCTGGCGGTGGCGGCCGGGCTGACCCGCACCGGTGAGGACCTGCTCGACTGGACCATGCAGATCCTCAAGGCGGTACCGAATTTCGCGCTCACCCCGCTGTTGATCATCTGGATGGGCATCGGCGAGGGCCCGAAGATCGTGCTGATCACCACCGGCGTCGCCATCGCGATCTACATCAACACCTATTCGGGAATCCGCGGGGTCGATCGTCAGCTCGTGGAGATGGCGCACACCCTGGAGGCCTCCCGGCGCGCCCTGGTCACCCAGGTGATCCTGCCCGGCGCGATGCCGAATTTCCTTGTCGGACTTCGTCTCGGGCTGTCCAGCGCATGGCTGAGCCTGATCTTCGCCGAGATGATCAACACCACCGAGGGCATCGGCTTCCTGATGTCGCGAGCGCAGACCAACCTGCAGTTCGACGTGTCGCTGTTGGTGATCGTGATCTACGCGGTCGCGGGCCTGCTGTCCTATGCGTTGGTACGACTGCTGGAGCGGCTGCTGTTGTCGTGGCGCAACGGGTTCGACGGGGTCTCGTGA